The Anopheles coluzzii chromosome 2, AcolN3, whole genome shotgun sequence genome window below encodes:
- the LOC120950368 gene encoding WD and tetratricopeptide repeats protein 1-like has translation MNMKPKQPYGNTTNVTKILTSRPYWDMEHVLRNRLRTAPQFVDNIELEAELRGHNGCVNCLQWSDNGHILASASDDFHVMLWDPFRHKLLHDLMTPHEGNIFSVKFLPKRGNSLLVTGAGDSKTFVFDINRQNDNPIRQCSCHLQRVKRLATSPRNAHMFWSAAEDGLVLQHDLRQPHACHGQDANVLIDLRSYMSTVPEVKCIAINPQRPEQLAIGANDIYARLYDRRMISPGNPNRRTEVMGDTVSVTNLIDNIPKDGCVQYFCPGHLGSKYQAASQLGEMYQYKAVTYLTFSPDGTELLANMGTEHIYLYDITRSRNPLFLELPKLPGAAEGSKSGADCSGADASVGAEKTKHKFSPDVEQLKKEGNASLEKEQFLQAINKYTQAIQKVNGKDCAILYLNRATALMKRNWYGDVYAAVRDCHTALRLDPHYVKAHFRLARALLKLDKLKEAQICLEELVRRFPSYAKNPGVLMLEKDIGLEMDKARHRSPCSRMQTETYEQKENYWRTMSIDYEQRYIGHCNTKTDIKEANYLGDSNYIVAGSDDGNFFIWDRHSGIIHSVFQADELIVNCVQPHPYICMLATSGIDHEVRLWSPQSPEKPAVRRTTVVDSIVHDNQTHMQIDPFDSIAPDQAICRAS, from the exons ATGAACATGAAACCGAAACAGCCGTACGGCAACACGACAAATGTCACCAAAATCTTGACTAGCCGCCCGTACTGGGATATGGAGCATGTGCTGCGGAACCGGCTCCGAACGGCACCGCAGTTCGTGGACAACATCGAGCTGGAAGCGGAACTGCGCGGTCACAACGGATGTGTGAACTGTCTGCAGTGGAGCGACAACGGGCACATACTCGCCTCCGCCTCGGACGATTTCCATGTGATGCTGTGGGATCCGTTCCGCCACAAGCTGCTGCACGATCTGATGACACCGCACGAAGGGAACATTTTTTCCGTCAAG TTCTTGCCGAAGCGGGGCAACTCCCTGCTGGTGACCGGTGCCGGCGACAGTAAGACGTTCGTGTTCGACATCAACCGACAGAACGACAACCCGATCCGGCAGTGCAGTTGCCATCTGCAGCGCGTCAAGCGGTTGGCCACCTCGCCCCGGAATGCGCACATGTTCTGGTCGGCGGCCGAGGATGGGCTGGTACTACAGCACGATCTGCGCCAACCGCACGCCTGCCACGGACAGGACGCGAACGTGCTGATCGACCTGCGCAGCTACATGAGCACCGTGCCGGAAGTGAAGTGTATCGCAATCAACCCGCAGCGTCCGGAGCAGCTGGCCATCGGGGCCAACGACATCTACGCCCGGCTGTACGATCGTCGCATGATTTCTCCTGGAAAT CCTAACAGAAGAACGGAAGTGATGGGCGACACCGTCTCCGTCACCAATCTGATCGACAACATCCCAAAGGATGGTTGCGTGCAGTACTTCTGCCCGGGCCATTTGGGCAGCAAGTACCAGGCCGCGTCGCAGCTGGGAGAAATGTATCAGTACAAAGCAGTCACCTACCTCACGTTTAGCCCGGATGGCACGGAACTGCTGGCCAACATGGGTACGGAACACATCTATCTGTACGACATCACCCGTTCGCGCAATCCACTG TTCCTAGAACTACCCAAGCTTCCTGGTGCGGCCGAAGGCAGCAAGAGTGGTGCCGATTGCTCCGGCGCGGATGCAAGTGTGGGGGccgaaaaaacgaaacacaaattCTCCCCAGATGTGGAGCAGCTGAAAAAGGAAGGCAACGCTAGCCTGGAGAAGGAACAGTTTCTGCAGGCGATCAACAAGTACACGCAAGCGATACAGAAAGTCAATGGCAAGGATTGTGCCATACTGTACCTAAATCGGGCCACGGCCCTGATGAAACGCAACTG GTACGGGGATGTGTACGCGGCGGTACGCGACTGTCACACTGCGTTGCGGCTCGATCCACACTACGTGAAGGCCCATTTCCGGCTCGCCAGGGCGCTGCTCAAGCTGGACAAACTGAAAGAGGCACAGATATGCCTGGAGGAGCTGGTGCGACGGTTTCCCTCGTACGCAAAGAACCCGGGCGTACTGATGCTGGAGAAGGACATAGGGCTTGAGATGGACAAGGCACGCCACCGTTCGCCCTGCAGCCGTATGCAGACTGAAACGTACgagcaaaaggaaaat TACTGGCGCACGATGTCGATTGACTACGAGCAGCGATACATTGGACACTGCAACACGAAGACGGACATCAAGGAGGCGAACTATTTGGGCGATTCAAATTACATCGTAGCCGG cTCCGACGATGGCAATTTCTTTATCTGGGACCGGCACAGTGGCATCATTCACTCGGTCTTTCAGGCCGACGAGCTTATCGTGAACTGCGTCCAGCCGCACCCGTACATCTGCATGCTGGCCACGAGCGGTATCGATCACGAGGTGCGCCTCTGGTCACCGCAGTCGCCGGAAAAGCCCGCGGTGCGTCGTACGACCGTGGTCGACAGTATCGTGCACGACAATCAGACTCACATGCAGATCGATCCGTTCGACTCGATCGCACCGGATCAGGCGATCTGCCGGGCTAGTTAG